TACTGATGTATGGTTCTATTTTGTTGTGTGGTTGGCACTTTGAAGTGATACCATGTTGCAATTATAGAAGGATGCAAGAAGCAACAATGTATTATCTGTTATTAGATTAATCCTTTTTTTGCTTCACATTTTTCTTCCAGTATTTTATGGATAATTAGCTTAATGTTGCTTGTTATATTTAGAATTGACACTCTTAGTCTGAGCAAGAGAAACCTTGGTTCTAAAAAGTTAAGAAGCTCAAGCAGCTTGGTGTATGCAGTAGCATTTTTATGACTTCTCCTCTAAGTTTTCTTGAGCACAATCATATGGATTTGAATCCCTTGTAGGCAAGTCAAGAACACTTGATATTGAACGTCCTCCCCTTGCTTGTTCGGGCGTATGATGATACAGATGCTCGTATACAAGAAGAGGTATTGCGGAGAACTGTTCCCCTTGCAAGGCAACTTGACATGCAGGTAATTAATATGACCTCTTTTAAGCATGAATGCAGTGCTAGCCAGCCTCTGATAAGGTGACCTTAataattatatgatttttgatGTTGGGTTTTTTTGATCATTAAATGATGGGTCAATACATTATTTATTGTCATATAGCAGCAAAAATATCTTCATATCTGCAACCTGTTTAAATTTCCTTTTAtgtttttttgacttttttgaacGTATCTTGCAAGCACTTATCTAGACACTAAAACATGCATATTAGACTCTATTAATGCATAGTTATATTTATTCAGTTTTAGTGAGATTGTTTTTAGAATGTAGTGGCTATATAGCCCTGGATCTAATTAATGTATTGCTATTATCATATTCTGTTAAGCCAGTAAACCCTCTTTTTTCATTGTTATGCAGCAACTCAAAATAATAACCTGGTCTTCTATAAAGTACAGAATCTCTTGGCAAACACCATATATAATTCTATAATTCTTTAGTTTGTAATATTACTTTAGCTTCCTTTTTGTAGCATGTACATACACTATAGTTTGGTTTAGTATTAAGGCTTGGCTTATCTGAGTCCATGTGCCTCATAAGTGTTTTGAGTTGATCTAATGgatgtttattttttataacttGATCTAGTGGATGTTTATTTTCTTTAGTGTTATTCTAACTTAAAGGTAAATGTAATAAACTTCAATTCTTGTTCTAGGTGTCTCCTTGGGTTCCTAGGTGTGCAAATTTCAGATTGGCTACTTAGAGTGACGCTGAACCCACTTGATCATGTAAACCCATAAGTTAAGGGACACTGCATGTGAAGGCTCTTAAACACTTAGCAAATGCTCCAAGAAACAAATTGTTACTTAAATTATAAGAGATGTATGCTAATTGTGATAGTTATATATTTCTATGTATGAGGCACGTGTAGTGATTACATGAAATTTTGATTCAGGTTTTTACATGAATGGATGTAATCATAGTCGTCAATTTGTAGCCAGTTTTATATGCATGTGGAGGCAGATCTTTACTCTTGCTGCAGCATGCCCAGATTATTTTTATGAGGTCCTGTATGTGTCGATACTTTACTGTCGCTGGAAATTGCTGAATGTTCCTTTTCCCATGAAAGTTATTGATTTTAATGGACATAGTGAATTGTGACCATCTTGCATATGGAGATCTGCTTGCTAGATGGTTGGGATATGTTCCTCTCTAGTTAAAGTTTTGAAACAGCTTTTAGCTTCTTTTTTGCAGATAGTGAAGCAAGCTATCTTGCCTCGTGTTCATGGCTTGGCTCTAAAGACTACTATTGCTGCGGTATGTGttgttttttttggtacactgCCCCTCTCCTCTTCAATAGTGCATGTTACATAGAAATGATCATTTCTGTCATTTTTTATTGATCATTTATGATAATGTTTATGAGTATGTGGAAGTTATCTTATGCTGCTATGCCAGTGGACTGAACTTGCTCAGTCCTGAACAAACAAGACATCGTCACTAGTTCTTCTGAATTGATTGTTGACTGAACTAAAATTTAGCTTCTATAATGCAAAAGAGTATTATTGTTTTTACATCCCCATCTTTTCCCCAAAGTGTTGTGACTAAGAATATTATTGGTTTTTATTACCAAAACCATAGAAAACTAACATTAGGTTGGGAGCTGTTCATAAAAATTGTCAGCGCTCCACATGTCATACCTTGATTGATGCATAAAGAATATAGATGGGATGTAGTTTCCAGTTCACAGTCGCAAGTTTTGGTAATATTCCAGAAGCTTGTGATCCATTTATATGACTCATTTACTCAACTGTATTTTCTTTTATCTGTTGATATTCTTGAAGCCATTGCTTGTTATGTCAATTGTCTTTCCTTCTCTTGGCTTGTAAGTGTTTGTTTACAAACCCAATGTGCACTTGGTTTTCTTTCTTGTACTGGAGGAAGATATGATACACGTCAGTCTTGAAAAATCCTTCTCAAGTTATTTGACAATCTTGTGGAAGCACGATTAAATCCTTAAAACTAATTCTCAAAACGAACATTGAAAGTTTGAAATGCTTGTACAGTTATTGCAGAAAATGAAATAGAAGATGGAAATTTAGATGAATATCTTGAACAAATCAAGGAGTCTCGCTATATTCATGTTTCAAAAGCTTGACTACATCTTGAGATTAGAACTTCTGATCAGTGGCAACGATCTGTTTCTGCTGGTTGtggatttgatgcacactagcTGGCATCTTGAAGCATCTATGCTCACATCCCGGGGCAGCACACTCACCATTCACAGCCAAAACAAACAATTATTGTCACTAGCCAGTGGAGCCAACTTGCTCCCCACAATAAAAAGATTCATGTAATACCAATGAATAGGAGGCCTCTAAACTGGTACTCCATTTTAGAGAAGCTGTTATTTAGAGCCATTTGATTAGGTTAGCTAAACCGTAACTCTTCCATTGGACTTGTCCTAGAGACTGATTTTCAGGATGGTGTAAGGTCTAACACATTCATCTTCAGagcattagaaaaaaaaaattatatagattTCAGCATCAGTGCACTTAAAAATTTACTAATCTTCCATTTGAGATGAACTATGATTTTTTGTGAGTTATTGTTATATTGGACACCTTTTCAGTTTATATATGTCTAATACATTCTATCAGATTGGTCGATGCATGTTCCTATCCCATTTTGGGAACTATGCAAAGAGCCAGTGAATTGTATGGTCCTTAGCATTGCTATCATTTAGTTTGACTTCCTACGATAGTTCAAAGTGGGGCGGTACTGAGTGACCTCCAGATTGATTCCACTTAATTTGTGTCAGATGCATGTATTGCCTAACTTTAGGTTTCTCTTGCAAAATTATTACCTGGAAACGAGTGGGCTGTATCACATAGATTTTGTTTCTTGCATCATTACCAGGTGCGGGTGAATGCCCTGCGTTGCTTTGGAGATATGGTTACCTCTCTTGACAAACATGCAGTTTTAGACATATTGCAAACAATTCAACGTTGTACTGCTGTTGACCGGTCTGCACCCACACTTATGTGTACCCTAGGAGTGGCAAATTCCATTTATAAACAGGTAAAATTGCTACTATAAATTTATTGCATTGATATTATTTCTGGTCGACCTTGATATACCCCTGTGTTGTTGTATTTTATATCTCCAATTCTTCATTTCCTTCAGCTTGGATTTTTCTTTCACTTAGCAAGCCTGGACTGCAActcatttttttcttcatttttcttttcagtATGGCATAGAATTTACTTTAGAGCATGTACTTCCTTTGCTCTTCCCTCTGCTTACCTCCCAACAGTTGAATATCCAGCAATTTGCCAAATACATGCTGTTTGTCAAAGATATTCTAAGGTATTGTATGTGTAGCAAATCCCTCTCTTCCATATTCATGCATCACATCAATTGAACTGGGCTCATCCCTTACTGACAGAAAGATTGAGGAAAAACGAGGTGTGACAGTGACTGATTCTGGAACTCCTGAAGTCTCAGCATCATCTTTATCTAACGGGCTTCATTCTGAATCATTAGAAAGATCAACTGGACAGACAGCAAAGAGCAGCCCGGCGTGGGATGAGGACTGGGGTCCCAGAACAAAGAAAACTGCCACTTCTTCTCAATCTTTAGAGTCAAACATACAATCCAAGCAGCCATTACCAAGTTCACAGCCTATACTGGCTATAGCTCCTTCATTGCAATCTCTCACACTGACACCTACCCAGCAAACACCCACTGCATGTACTCCAGTTGACATTGAGTGGCCTCCATCAAATTCTTCGACTGGCTTCAGCACACAGCAAGTTAATGAGAAGCAGAACTCAGGAGGTCCTGATGGTGCTTTTGATGATTTAGATCCTTTTGCCAATTGGCCACCCAAGCCAAGCAATTCAGCCAGCAGTTTAGGGTCTCTGACTAAGTCAAGTCACACTCATGGAATTTCATCCAACACTAGCAGCGCAGGATTGTGGAGCAACAGCAATCCTCTTGGGCAGTCAAAACCTTATCAGGGAAGCTCGGTCTCAAATACAAACAACCTAAGTGGTTTGGGCTTGAATTCTCAAACACTTGGTCAGTTGAAGCAGGGAAATTCAGGATCAAGTTTTGGAAATTCAATGTCGACTTTGGGTATGGGGTCCCATAATTCTAGTGTTGGTCAATCTGCTGGTAAAGCAACAGGTGACCTTGGATCCATTTTTTCCTCATCAAACAATGGGCAGCCTATGCCAAAGCTTGCACCGCCTCCCACCAGTGCCATTGGAAGAGGACGGGGTAGAAACCAAGGGCGTTCGGGGCTCCCAAAAGCATCACGATCTGGCCATTCCAAAGTATCGTCAGATCAACCGCCTCTTTTGGATTTGCTGCAATGAAACCTCTATTCACTCTTTTTTGTTTGAAACTGGCAGACCAGCTTCCTTGGGTCGCTCATTCCCTTGAGATAGCATCTAGTAACATATCCAGACTGCAGGTCATGGATATTGTTGAATTTTCTTCCTAGCGAGTTCCATGGTCATATCTAATGAAATGCAAACATACACGGCAATGTGATGGTGCCTGTTGATATTATGTGTTCGTTGGAAGTGCTCCAGCCCCTTTGCCGGGTCATTGGTGATAATAAAGGAAGTCTGCATGGAACCATTTTCTCTTCTTTAGTGTGAGAGATCTGATTGAGCATGGAAAGAGGCTACTTCTATTGTAGTTTTATGCATTTTTTCCACTGGTGTAGATCTTCCAACTGTCCAGCATAAATGGAAACTCACAGTAACTTGAATGAGGTTATACTGTTGAACAGTTTGTTAGGAGAGAAATTGTATAGTGCTTCAGTTTGTAATTTTGAATGGAAACTGTTGGAAGCTTTGTGCGTCAAGAATGTAATTATagacaaacaaaacaaatagaGTTGCTTTGTACGGCACCAATTTAATAATTTGCCTTTTACTGCTAGCTCCAACTAGTGTATCAAACAAATGGCGAGATGGGACAAAATTGTATTATGCAAACATGATTGAATTGGTTGTAGGCCCGGCCAAAGTCCGAGTTAAAGAAATGTACCTATTGATAGGTCGTTTCTTGGGGTTTTTGTGAGCTATCGTGTGTGATGAATGCTGGTTGTTGGTGCACCAGTGTGAACTTTTTATTTTGTTGCCAAGGTATCTAGGGTCCTGATGAATGCTGGATGTTAGTGCAAATAggatttttgtatttttgaatTGTTGCCGGGGTATCTAAAGTGTTGATGATTGCTGGATATTAGTGCAAActggattctttttttttctttcttttttggttgaATTGATGCTTAGGTATCCGAAGTCCTGCTGCCGTTGTATTCTTGGTTTCAGAATGTGTAATGGGATATGGGGTGATGAAGTAGGAATTAAACTTGGTGCAACttggcctctttttttttgtgtgtgagtGGGTAAGGAACTTACTGTGACTTTGGACAGAGATGCCCGTTGTTTCTGCATGGTGGGAGCGGGATTATATTAGTAGTTCTTCAAGCAGTTGCTTCCTTCTGGGGACAAATTTTAATCTTTATATGTTTTAATGAAAATtcagctgaaaaaaaaaaagagtcttGCCAAAGGTGTAACTTGGTCGTTCGATGGTATAGCTTCTTTCTCTATGAGATATGCACAGTTTCctgaatttgataaaaataTGTTTCAGACAAAATGTTTATTTAGAGAAGCTGTAGTCTGTGGCTATGCACTGGTTAACTCTTTTTAAAATGTCACAGGAGCTTATTGAGCCCTCGTCGTCTTGATTTCTATTCAGCCCATGACACGTATCTGTGACAAATGTTTGTACTAGCTCATGCAAGTTTGCAGGAAACTTGCTAGTTCTTAGTTGACTGGATCTGTCCGATACAAAGACAAGTTGACAGAATTAAAATTTCAGAACATGCTTTGCTTAAGGATCATCCTGTTTTCCTTCTGTCCCTCTTTTTTGTGATGAGTAGAGAAGATAAACTACAGTATATTATAAACAGGAAGCATTTTGAGTTGTCCCGGCTTTGCACTTTGAAGACCTTTGCTGAAAGCTGTATGGTTGTGCTCTTAGCCGTtcttttatgctttccatggTTGTTCCTCCCCATGGTCGAGCCTTTTTCCTGATTGGATGTCAAACTATCCTCAACCCATGGTTTGGTACAACAGTAAAAGACTGGCTTTGTAGATTTGCTTTCATCTGGGACCTGctcactttcttctttcttgttcAAGTGACATCAAAACAGCACTCGTTAACAACAGAAAGAGAACAGAACGGGTACAGCTTTCCAACTATGACATCACCCCGTTGTAGTGCGCAAAAAGAAGTCTGCCACCTGTTCATTGATTAAGAAAAGGTCCTTCTAAAGACTGACACTTAATGTTAGGTTGGAGTGGAAGGTGATGCGAGGAGAATGGCATGTGGCCAGACAGGCCAATAGAAAAGTATGGGATGTGGATGAAAAAGGCCAGCTCGACAATAAAAGGTTCGGGGATGGTGGaccttcctttcttttataataataataatagtagtagTACTTCAGATCCATCTTTTACGGCTCTGATCCATCTTTACTCTGGATATGATGAGAGTTTCCCTGACTCTGATCAGGAGTACCTCTTCTGCTGTTTGTTTCGGTTTGAGGAGTGTCTCTTAATTGGAGCTTGGTTTCTTTTGGCTGCCTCTGTTATCTTCTCCCCCTCTAATTTCTAATAGTGTTCTGTAATTTGGCTGCTATTCTTGCACAATTAGTCCTCTAAGATCCCTGTATTTATTGCTTCTTTATCAATAAAAGTGGGTGGTTCACACCTCttctttcataaaaaaaaaaagtaataattCAGATGCCTATATATATTTGCATGGAGTTGGCCGCAATCAAGCCATAGAAGAGCAACGGGTCAGCCCAAGCCCATCCTTTTCTTACTGGGTTTCACATGCCACACCATTTGATGGAAACCTTTTATCTCCCTTGTCCAGAACCACAATTGGGATGGGAGAAAGGGTGCAAGGACTGGGATCTATTTCGTAGTCCCCAACCAAAATTTTCATCATATTTCATATCACGTCACCACCGATCCAACTAACCGTAAAAGGGTGTGGGTGGTCATCACCATCATTGAAGCCCTTTGCCATCAAATATGAAAGTGGGCATTGTTGAAACGGGAGTAGATGAAACAAGGTACTTAAAGTGCAAAATGAAGGAGAACAAAAAGATTTtaaaagataaaaaggaagaaaaaaaaataacatgcaCCAATTTATATGGTTACGTCCACAGGCCTAACGTTCATGAGCGAGGATGAAGTACAGGAATATACCTGTTTGTCAACAAAATCCTAACCTCAACACATCCTGtctcaatttttttatataatacaaggcaaaaaaaaaaagatgcataTAACAGTCAGGTCGGATGAGTAGGTGTAGAAGATTTTATGAGGTTTGAACAGATTTTACAATCAGCTGTTGATCTGACATTAACTTTCTATTTACATCAACTATTGTGATCTAAAAATCGATACATTAAGGTAAGTACAGGCCGAAAAACTAAGGATGCAGATCAAGTGAATGTAGTGTAGAGCAAGAGAGGTGAAAGCTATCAGCCTAAGATGAGGTCTTTTATAAAGTGGAAGCTAAAGAGTAACTAACCAGCAATTATACCACTACTCAGTATGTGGATGAATGATAGTGCTATCAAGAATATGGGAGCAGTAGAAAGAAGGTGATTGCCATGCATAGTAGGCCTTGTGGCACAAACCAACAAGTAATTATACTTATCTTAGCACTACTTATACCATAATCCAGAACATGGGAGGAATGCTACAACTACCAAGAATATAGGAGTAGTGAAGGGAAAATAACTATAATGCATGATAGCAGTGGCCCATGTGTCACAAACTAGTAAAAATAAGTATCGAAAGTTAAGCAATGACACTTAACCCAGCAATTAATATCAGCCACTTATAAGTATTAAATTATAATCTCAAGAAAAAGATGCCTCTTTTGCCAATCGAACAACCAAAAATTATCTTTACCATCATACTTAATCTATCATTGTTTTTAGCCTTTTAAATTTCTTGCTTT
The Phoenix dactylifera cultivar Barhee BC4 unplaced genomic scaffold, palm_55x_up_171113_PBpolish2nd_filt_p 000572F, whole genome shotgun sequence genome window above contains:
- the LOC103695938 gene encoding SCY1-like protein 2 gives rise to the protein MALNMKTWTQALAKTAAVIEKTVQTTVQEVTGPRPLQDYDLLDPIGSGGPGMAWRLFAGRPRPSAPSTQYPLVCVWVLDKRALAEARARAGLSKAAEDAFLDLLRADATRLVRLRHPGVVHIVQALDESKNAMAMVTEPLFASVANALGNHDNIPKVPKELRGMEMGLLEVKHGLLQIAETLDFLHNNAHLVHRAISPETVFITASGAWKLGGFGFAVSIDQVSGGLTSMQQFHYPEYDVEDSMLPLQPSLNYTAPELVRGKAPTAGYSSDIFSLGCLAYHLVARKPLLDCHNNVKMYTNSLTYLTSEAFSVIPPELIVDLQSMLSVDEAARPSASDFTGSSFFRLDTRLRALRFLDHMLERDNMQKTEFLKALSDMWKDFDARVLRYKVLPPLCAELRNMVMQPMILPMVLTIADSQDKDDFEISTLPALVPVFSSASGETLLLLVRHAELIINKASQEHLILNVLPLLVRAYDDTDARIQEEVLRRTVPLARQLDMQIVKQAILPRVHGLALKTTIAAVRVNALRCFGDMVTSLDKHAVLDILQTIQRCTAVDRSAPTLMCTLGVANSIYKQYGIEFTLEHVLPLLFPLLTSQQLNIQQFAKYMLFVKDILRKIEEKRGVTVTDSGTPEVSASSLSNGLHSESLERSTGQTAKSSPAWDEDWGPRTKKTATSSQSLESNIQSKQPLPSSQPILAIAPSLQSLTLTPTQQTPTACTPVDIEWPPSNSSTGFSTQQVNEKQNSGGPDGAFDDLDPFANWPPKPSNSASSLGSLTKSSHTHGISSNTSSAGLWSNSNPLGQSKPYQGSSVSNTNNLSGLGLNSQTLGQLKQGNSGSSFGNSMSTLGMGSHNSSVGQSAGKATGDLGSIFSSSNNGQPMPKLAPPPTSAIGRGRGRNQGRSGLPKASRSGHSKVSSDQPPLLDLLQ